One Helicobacter pylori NCTC 11637 = CCUG 17874 = ATCC 43504 = JCM 12093 genomic window, AAAAATATTTTGATTTTTTAAAGCGCTTAAAAATCGCGCGATCTTTTCTTTAGGGATAATCACCAAACTTTCTTGGCTTTCTAAAGTGCTACTAGCCATCCCCATAAACTCCCCCACTTCGCTAAAATAAGGCCTCCCTCCCCACAACACGCTCCCCTTTTTAAAAGAAGCATCAAGCGAAAGGAATTTTTTAGACTTTAAAAGTTCAGCCACAGAAATGTCCGTTGTCTGTATAGAAAAAGAATTCCCCTCATTTAACGCTGGGTAGTAGAGATCAGAATTGGGTGTTTTTTGATTGGTATAGGGATTTGAATGAAAAGTTTGAGCGTATTTTGTGTAAATCCTTGCATGATAATAGCTCTCTTCTCTTTTATGGCAATAATCGTCTCTAAAATCGGCGGTTTTTAAAAGCGAAAGCCCTTGATTTCTATCCATCGCTTCAAGGCGTAGGCTAGCTATACAAATCAGTTCTTTAGCGCTGCTGTCTTGCATTTTGGCTAAAATCGTTTTAGGGTATAAGCCGTTAGAATAGAGCGTTTCAGAAGAAGCAATATAACGCCCGTTTTTGAGCAAAGTCGCATAGCCTTCTTTATAAGTCCCATCGCTAAAATACACTTTCAATAACGCCACAGAATAAACCCATGCAGGGAGCGTTGGATCAAGGGGCGGATCGTCTCTAACGATTTGAATGTTATTAGCGTTCATCATGCATGAAAATAAAACGATACAACAACCAACCGCTAATCTTTTACGCCAAAACGCCATTATCCAACTTACCGCTTAAATTTCAAAAGTATCCTACGGCACTATCGGCTAAAATACCATTTGTTTTAATTTGTTGCTATAATAGATCACTTGAATGACAAAAGCTTATCGCAAAGGTTTATGATGGATCCAATTAAAACTTATGAAATTAAAGAAGAAGAGCTTGCAAAAACCGCTTACGCCACAATCAAAACCAATAAAGGCAATATCGCTCTAGAGCTTTTTTACAAAGATGCGCCCCAAGCGGTCAGTAACTTTGTAACTTTGGCTAAAGAGGGTTTTTATAATGGGCTTAACTTCCATCGTGTGATCGCCGGCTTTGTGGCTCAAGGAGGCTGCCCTTATGGCACAGGCACAGGCGGGCCAGGACACCGCATTAAATGCGAAGTGGCCCACAACCCCAACAAGCACAAAAGAGGCTCTATTTCTATGGCGCATGCCGGAAGAGACACAGGGGGGAGTCAATTTTTCTTGTGTTTTGTGGATTTGCCCCATCTAGATGGCGAGCATACCGTGTTTGGCAAAATCACTAGTGCAGAAGGCCTTAGCGTTTTGGATAAAATCAAGCAAGGCGATATTATAGAGAGCGTTGTGTTTGGCTCTTCTCTATAAGGAACAAGAAATTAGACATGCTCATACTCAGCCGCAAAGTTAATGAAGGGATTGTCATTGATGATAACATCCACATTAAAGTCATTTCTATAGATAGAGGGAGTGTGCGTTTAGGGTTTGAAGCACCTGAAAGCACCCTTATTTTGCGCGCTGAACTCAAAGAGGCCATTGTGAGCGAAAACCAAAAAGCTTCTGCGTGCGTAGATGAAAGCGTGTTAGAAAACATCAAAAAGGTCATTAAGCCTTGATGCATGTTTTTGAAGTTTATCCTAAAGTCAATATTTTTTTAAAGATCCTTCACAAAGAAGGGGCTTATCATAAGCTCATTTCTCGCATGTGTTTAGTCAAAGATAAGCTAAAGGATATTATTAGCGTCAAAAGTGCGCTTTCCTTTTCGCTAAAAGGGGATTTTGACTGCCCTTTAGAAGAAAACTCGCTCTTTAAAGCCCTCCAAATTTTAAAGAATTTTTTAAAATCAAAAAATTTTTCTCATTCTGCCATCAAATCCCTAGACACCCTAGCGATTGAAGTGGAAAAAAATATCCCCACTCAAGCCGGATTAGGCGGTGGGAGCGCTGATGCTGGGGGGCTATTGTATCATTTAAATCAGATTTTTGACTGGCGTTTGAGTTTAAAAGAGCTTTATAGCATAGGATCTTTAGTGGGTGCGGACACCAACTTTTTCATCTCGCAATACAAAAGCGCTAACGCCACTTCTTATGGCGAAGTCATTGAAAATTTTGAAGAAGAGCCTTTAGAAAATCGCCTAGAAATCTATGCACCAAATCATGTTTTTTGTAGCACTAAAGCCGTTTATCAAGCTTATAAACCTGAAACTTGTTTTTCTCAAGCTAAAGAATGGCTTAAAAAGCCGAGTTTGGAATGCCTAAAGACTTGCGACAGAAACGGATTAAACGATCTTTTAAAGCCGGCTTTGCTCACTAACC contains:
- a CDS encoding 4-(cytidine 5'-diphospho)-2-C-methyl-D-erythritol kinase, whose protein sequence is MHVFEVYPKVNIFLKILHKEGAYHKLISRMCLVKDKLKDIISVKSALSFSLKGDFDCPLEENSLFKALQILKNFLKSKNFSHSAIKSLDTLAIEVEKNIPTQAGLGGGSADAGGLLYHLNQIFDWRLSLKELYSIGSLVGADTNFFISQYKSANATSYGEVIENFEEEPLENRLEIYAPNHVFCSTKAVYQAYKPETCFSQAKEWLKKPSLECLKTCDRNGLNDLLKPALLTNQALKNIESELGKEWFFSGSGSAFFRLKNTQKGANETHCQQ
- a CDS encoding carbon storage regulator; translation: MLILSRKVNEGIVIDDNIHIKVISIDRGSVRLGFEAPESTLILRAELKEAIVSENQKASACVDESVLENIKKVIKP
- a CDS encoding peptidylprolyl isomerase; protein product: MDPIKTYEIKEEELAKTAYATIKTNKGNIALELFYKDAPQAVSNFVTLAKEGFYNGLNFHRVIAGFVAQGGCPYGTGTGGPGHRIKCEVAHNPNKHKRGSISMAHAGRDTGGSQFFLCFVDLPHLDGEHTVFGKITSAEGLSVLDKIKQGDIIESVVFGSSL